In Marisediminicola antarctica, one DNA window encodes the following:
- the mgrA gene encoding L-glyceraldehyde 3-phosphate reductase, whose amino-acid sequence MTYIAAETRYDSLPYRRTGKSGLLLPAVSLGLWQNFGQDVPFERQQQILRRAFDLGVTHFDLANNYGPPSGSAEENFGEHLRRDFAPYRDELVISSKAGYDMWPGPYGNNGSRKYLLASLDQSLDRMGVDYVDIFYSHRADPDTPLEETMGALHTAVTSGKALYAGISSYSPSRTRDAARILADLGTPLLIHQPSYSMFNRWVEEDLLDTLEDLGAGCIAFSPLAQGLLTDRYVGGIPANARAAREGSMQKDMVNEVTLTSIRALTEIAESRGQTLAQLAIAWTLRNKNVTSALVGASSVAQLEANLAAVGKLEFTGDELTAIDEYAVDMDINLWAGSSDVA is encoded by the coding sequence ATGACTTACATTGCCGCCGAGACCCGCTACGACTCCTTGCCCTACCGCCGCACCGGAAAGAGCGGCCTGCTGCTGCCGGCGGTGTCGCTCGGCCTATGGCAGAACTTCGGACAGGACGTGCCGTTCGAGCGGCAGCAGCAGATTCTGCGCCGCGCGTTCGACCTCGGCGTGACGCACTTCGACCTCGCCAACAACTACGGGCCGCCGTCCGGCAGCGCCGAGGAGAACTTCGGGGAGCACCTGCGTCGCGACTTCGCGCCCTATCGGGACGAGCTCGTCATCTCATCGAAGGCGGGCTACGACATGTGGCCTGGCCCCTACGGCAACAACGGATCCCGCAAATACCTGCTCGCGAGCCTCGACCAGTCGCTCGACCGCATGGGCGTGGACTACGTCGATATCTTCTATTCGCACCGTGCCGACCCCGATACCCCCCTCGAGGAGACCATGGGTGCGCTGCACACCGCGGTGACCTCGGGCAAGGCGCTGTACGCGGGGATCTCCTCGTACTCGCCGTCGCGCACGCGCGACGCGGCGCGGATCCTCGCCGACCTCGGCACGCCGCTGCTCATCCACCAGCCCTCCTACTCGATGTTCAACCGCTGGGTCGAGGAGGACCTGCTCGACACCCTCGAAGACCTCGGTGCCGGGTGCATCGCCTTCTCGCCGCTCGCCCAGGGGCTGCTCACCGACCGCTATGTCGGTGGCATCCCCGCGAATGCGCGCGCGGCCCGCGAGGGGTCGATGCAGAAGGACATGGTCAACGAGGTGACGCTCACGTCGATCCGCGCGCTGACCGAGATCGCCGAGAGCCGCGGGCAGACCCTGGCGCAACTCGCCATCGCGTGGACGCTGCGCAACAAGAACGTGACCTCGGCCCTCGTCGGGGCCTCATCGGTCGCTCAGCTTGAGGCCAACCTCGCCGCGGTCGGCAAACTGGAGTTCACGGGCGACGAGCTGACCGCGATCGACGAGTACGCGGTCGACATGGACATCAACTTGTGGGCAGGGTCCAGCGACGTCGCG
- a CDS encoding CPBP family intramembrane glutamic endopeptidase — protein MPENETENQNQNETQNENQNQNSHRISGWVADHPIVAFFLLAYAISWSLWGLSALGGGQILFFLGGLGPFGAALIVTATRRTWLRSLLVWRVNPAYYAIALLLPIAIYAVINLVLFMLGETPDLALLGSLAPGYLGTFLMVATIGGGLEEPGWRGFALPALQQRRSPLIATLILGLGWGIWHVPLYGPLGFIVPLVLAFFYTWLYNRTGSVLVCLVLHASFTPAQDYLTLVPDAAIVDVVILGTYVATALALTLATRGRLGLRHSNAESQLPPRHPFTSLS, from the coding sequence ATGCCCGAGAACGAGACCGAGAACCAGAACCAGAACGAGACCCAGAACGAGAACCAGAACCAGAACTCACACCGCATCAGCGGCTGGGTCGCCGACCATCCGATCGTCGCCTTCTTCCTCCTCGCCTACGCGATCTCGTGGAGCCTCTGGGGCCTCTCGGCGCTGGGCGGCGGCCAGATCCTGTTCTTCCTCGGCGGGCTCGGCCCCTTCGGCGCCGCGCTCATCGTGACCGCGACACGGCGAACCTGGCTCCGATCCCTGCTCGTCTGGCGGGTGAACCCCGCCTACTACGCGATCGCCCTGCTCCTGCCGATCGCGATCTACGCCGTCATCAACCTCGTGCTCTTCATGCTGGGCGAGACCCCCGACCTTGCCCTGCTCGGCTCTCTCGCACCGGGCTACCTCGGCACCTTCTTGATGGTCGCCACGATCGGCGGCGGGCTCGAGGAACCCGGATGGCGCGGCTTCGCCCTCCCCGCGCTGCAGCAGCGCCGGTCGCCCCTGATCGCGACCCTTATCCTCGGCCTCGGCTGGGGCATCTGGCACGTTCCGCTCTACGGTCCGCTCGGCTTCATCGTGCCGCTCGTGCTCGCGTTCTTCTACACCTGGCTCTACAATCGCACCGGCAGCGTTCTGGTCTGTCTGGTCCTGCACGCGAGCTTCACCCCGGCACAGGACTACCTGACCCTCGTTCCGGATGCCGCGATCGTCGACGTCGTGATCCTCGGCACGTACGTCGCCACCGCCCTCGCGCTGACGCTGGCGACCCGAGGACGCCTGGGCCTTCGCCATTCGAACGCCGAGAGTCAACTCCCTCCCCGGCATCCGTTCACCTCTTTATCCTGA